Proteins encoded by one window of Nocardia goodfellowii:
- a CDS encoding ABC transporter family substrate-binding protein produces the protein MSTKYARRLRAIAAPAAAFSLILAGCGDDNGGVATGTSAIGKTNDINPKSREEVRDGGNLRLPTGAFPPTFNPHHIDSDGDAANIQAWTLPGPVSSDVTGEISINHDYFTDIQLTGTDPQRIVYTINPKAVWSDGSPITWEDMRAQAEALSGRNTAYKIAASQGYSRLDKVERGADDRQAIVTFAQHYAEWRGLFSQLVPKELTATPEAFDTLAKSAPVKSAGPFIITDLDRSAQRIVLSRNPKWWGQTPKLDTVTYSVLDRSAYLGALQNNELDAFDLSGLEEVKAVASTPGLAVRRASRPYNSHFTFNGAPGAILSDPRLRLAISKAIDRQSIVSAIQNGIVEDPKPLNNHIFLNGQKGYQDNAEAVAYDPAAAARMLDELGWKLNGQYREKDGRQLVLRDVMYRQDTWIQTAQIAQQNLAQIGVKLEIETYGGELFTEVVDPGNFDIVQFSWQRSAFPLGALPQIYSYDPNNILSNKGRIGSPELNALIEEVISELDPEKAIELANKADKMIFEMGHSLPIAQSAGNVAVRDNVANFGAFGLADTDYTMVGFVK, from the coding sequence ATGAGCACCAAATACGCGCGCCGGCTGCGGGCGATAGCGGCGCCGGCCGCCGCCTTTTCGTTGATCCTGGCCGGCTGCGGTGACGACAACGGTGGCGTCGCGACCGGGACGAGTGCCATCGGCAAGACCAACGACATCAATCCGAAAAGTCGCGAGGAGGTGCGGGACGGCGGAAATCTGCGCCTGCCGACGGGGGCGTTCCCGCCCACCTTCAATCCGCACCACATCGATTCCGACGGTGATGCCGCGAACATTCAGGCCTGGACACTGCCCGGTCCGGTCAGTTCCGACGTCACCGGTGAAATATCCATCAACCACGATTACTTCACCGATATCCAACTGACTGGCACCGACCCCCAGCGGATCGTCTACACCATCAACCCCAAAGCCGTGTGGTCCGATGGCAGCCCCATCACCTGGGAAGATATGCGCGCCCAGGCCGAAGCGCTGAGCGGCCGCAACACCGCGTACAAGATCGCCGCCAGCCAGGGGTACAGCCGGCTCGACAAGGTCGAGCGGGGCGCGGACGACCGGCAGGCGATCGTCACCTTCGCTCAGCACTACGCGGAATGGCGCGGGCTTTTCAGTCAGCTGGTGCCCAAGGAACTGACCGCGACGCCGGAGGCTTTCGACACCCTGGCCAAGTCGGCTCCGGTCAAATCCGCTGGGCCGTTCATCATTACCGATTTGGACCGTTCGGCGCAGCGAATCGTGCTGAGCCGCAATCCGAAATGGTGGGGCCAGACCCCGAAACTGGACACCGTCACCTACAGCGTGCTCGACCGTTCCGCCTACCTGGGCGCACTGCAGAACAACGAACTCGACGCTTTCGACCTGTCCGGCCTCGAAGAGGTCAAGGCGGTGGCGAGTACTCCCGGGCTCGCGGTTCGCCGAGCCTCCCGGCCGTACAACTCGCACTTCACCTTCAACGGTGCGCCCGGCGCGATCCTTTCGGATCCGCGCCTGCGCCTGGCTATTTCGAAGGCCATCGACCGTCAGAGCATCGTGTCCGCCATTCAGAACGGCATCGTGGAAGATCCGAAGCCGTTGAACAATCACATCTTCCTGAACGGTCAGAAGGGTTACCAGGACAACGCGGAAGCCGTCGCCTACGACCCCGCGGCCGCAGCCCGCATGCTGGACGAACTCGGCTGGAAACTGAACGGCCAGTACCGCGAGAAGGACGGGCGGCAGTTGGTGCTGCGAGATGTGATGTACCGGCAGGACACCTGGATCCAGACGGCGCAGATCGCTCAGCAGAATCTGGCGCAGATCGGCGTCAAACTGGAGATCGAGACCTACGGCGGTGAGCTGTTCACCGAGGTGGTCGACCCCGGCAATTTCGATATCGTCCAATTCAGCTGGCAGCGCAGCGCTTTCCCACTCGGCGCGTTGCCGCAGATCTACTCCTATGATCCGAACAACATCTTGAGCAACAAGGGCCGCATCGGCTCCCCGGAACTGAACGCGCTGATCGAAGAAGTGATTTCCGAACTCGACCCGGAGAAGGCGATCGAACTCGCCAACAAGGCCGACAAGATGATCTTCGAGATGGGCCATTCCCTGCCGATCGCGCAGTCCGCCGGAAACGTCGCGGTCCGCGACAACGTGGCCAACTTCGGCGCCTTCGGCCTGGCCGACACCGACTACACCATGGTGGGTTTCGTGAAGTGA